The sequence AAACAACTTTTTTTAAGATTGGACAATTAATACTagttcataaattatataatatgaattATAAGCATATAATATTGAACCATAAACgaagtaaaatttcaaattttgtaatGTTATTCATTATATGATCTAATGCTATATAGATTGTATTACATAATTTATGATTCAATATTATCCGTTTTACATACATTTACTATATAAGAAGACCCTATAACTAGGATGTAATTTACATGATAGGATTGATCATGTCATGCTCATACACACACTAAACTTAATTACTTGTATCCACGCCTTTCCTTTtacttaaattttataataatctgTAATTAAAGGCACTTCaatattatttaacaaaattaagtCAATTATCTGTTCACACCGTCCTTGGCTCCATCTTTAAGGCTAATTAATTTGATGTTGCAACGGATCTGACTACCCATACACTCAACCAAATGAAGATAATATTTatgagaaaatatttttggtggattaatatttataagaaaTTGAGTTAGTGCGCCAAACCCAACCTAATTTGCTCCAGTTTTTTAATCTTATTCCTAACCAAGTACGATGCAATATCCTAAATGCTTATCCTctcacatatacatacatatatacaagattattattcttttttgggCAATGAAGTCCAACAGTCCATGCATAGCAACACATATATTCTTCTATGGATATATGTTTTTGCCGTTTAGTATATGCCAAGCTCCTTTGTCCGAGATAAgattactatatataaaatattgtaaagatGCAaactatgtgtgtgtgtgtgtatatatatatatatatatacatatggtaGTATTCATGGAATGCACTTCTGGGGTGGACGGGAGAAGGAACGTATGGTACTAGCTGCATGCATAGCATACATATAATACAGGCCCAAATTTGGATAATGGATATTTGAGTACCTGCGAAGGTGGATCATACTAGGAAGGTAGATGTTGGGCCAATTGGACCTGTTTTTTATCATACTATTGAAGTCTGACTTTGACTCTGCCTCTGCCTCAAATTCTCATTTATCTCAACAAGTTTTTGAAATCAAGTCAGGCCGCcatctatttagaaaaaataatacttataagAATCAAATAGCATGAGGGAGAATGTTAACAtggtttgatatatataataaatctacTTTGTAATAGGTaacttttgaaatttataataatttaacaccTTTTTCCTAATATACATATAAGTCATATTTAAACctataaatataaactaattaattctCTGCACAAATATTAAGGATTTATCCAACCCCTAAATTAGCAGCTGCAACTCCCTCCACTCTTTACTTGTATCATTGCATTTTTATACACTCTTGAGGCTCAAATACCTTTCCCTTATATCCCAAATTGTTTTTCCTCAATCTTGACCTtactttgtttatatatatgtatatatatggagtaATCCAACCGATAGTCaacatatgtttatatatatgatgacaTCAAATTGATATGATGCTATATTCTTCTATCAATCATTaaagttattttaataattaaaatttaaaaatatatttatggttcactatatttctatttttctcaaataaaaattgaatacgttatttgattcatattaaattattacttaatttttaaatttcaatcttatgttccaataaataataaaaaagattcgatactctatatatatagattctttAATTAGTCAACATTATTctcttatttatcaaaattctatTATCCAAAATTTCTATGCATAAAATTAGTTATCAAGGGCAACTACTATCCAGATGTGATTAGGTGTgtgtaaaattttttaacacACATGTCAACATGTAAATAGATATTtcgcaaaaagaaaaaaagaaaaaaaaaaaaaaagacatttccGGATAAATCTGGGACAAAATGTCCTAGACAAGAAAATTAATATgctattagaaaaagaaaacaatttaaataatgtgGTTTTTTATATTGTATCCATGTCCATTCAAAGATGATATtacttcaaaatattttaaaaacatcataccaaattgataatatatattatatctatataatccagagttttttttttttttttaaaggcatAATTTTCATTCAACTGAAGTGAAATACAAAGCAACAAGTGCAGATtctattaccccaaaaaaaaacaaaaaaaagtgcaGATTCAAAATAACTAGTCAttgattttacatttaaaaaaatgaagaataacTTGATGGATTGTAAGAAAGTAATAAGCATTAAATCAACTCAATTGATCATTCATGATTGATAATTTGATATAGATGAATCACTAGCAACACCACACAAGTATATATGATAGTGATCAGGATACGTAGTCCTGTTGGTTATTTTTGGTCCCAACGGCCGATACACCACAAGACAAGTATATGATAGTGATCAGGATAGGTAGTACTGTTGGTTATTTTGGTCCAAATGCCCGATACATTTTGGTCACacattatgcatatatatatatatatatatatatacacacacacatacaaatataataaatagtaTATGCATTAGAGAAGTGCCAGTTGTTTCAAGTGGTCCGtacaattttatataacaaGCTAGCTCTTGATGATCATcggctttaaaaataaaaaaaaaaaaaaaaaaaaaaaaaaaaaaaaaaaaaaacttgataatTTGTACGATTCTCTCTGACATGCCAATATGGTTGTCATTTGTGGTTTACCAACACTTGCCAGAAGTACCAAGATAGATTAGGAGAATCAAGGAGCTAAAAGGGTTTtcctttttgatttttattattactttttcatattattctTCTCTGGTTTAGCAGAAGAAAAACTGCAAGGGGTCAAGCAGTGGCACAAGAggtgcaattgcaagacttggGAACAAAAGCACAAACTCCAAAGGGCTTGTTTGGGAGTTGGCAGTCTATGCCAAAGCAGCAAGGCATGGTGGCACAGTTGGAAGCCGAGCAACACTTGCAAAGCATGCACAGCTGAAAAGGTGACAGCCTCCTTCTTTCATTATAGGCTGTTGCCGTTGCTTCTTCAATCGTCCTGTACGCGCTTGGACCAATAGGCTTCCAGCTCTGGCTTAGACATTCCTCATTATGATCAGTTAAATTCAATAGGATCTCTCCTAGGCCTGCATGTAGAAGACAATTACCATTTAAAGAAGCTATATTTCACAGAGAATTAAAAGAACCGATTTGACTTACCTGGAGTCATCGTAACTTGGGACATcaacaaaactaaaacaaatagTTTTATGGAGTGGTTATTGATTGTGAAGTCATCCATTTCACAAAGCCAATAAGCAAACATGAAAGCAGACTTATGCTAGCTAacagaaagaagagagagaggatgGTCAAACGAGTGAATAAAGTTTTCTGTGGTGGAGAAAAGTCTAGAAGAGATTTGTGAATAAGTGGGTCAATGAAGGATTGTTTATGGCCTCTcaaatttttcttatataatatACTTGAGTATGTACGAGGCAAATTGGCTTTGGAATCTCGGTCTGGGGGGCCAAGTTTGGTAACCCAACAAGATCCGACCCGTTATataaaaaggtccatccataaacaaaaacaaccaACCCTTTTTTCCAGCATTATCATTCAAGGACTGCTTTAATTAGATAAAggcatttgatttaaatgtcaCTCCTTACTCCCAACTTTATAGTCCACACACATAAATCTGGCTATTAATTTACTCTGGTTAACTGAATTCCAACtccttccaaaaaaataaaataaaataaaaagtcaacccaaAAGTCCTTAATATTCAAAAACCAGAAGCTCTAAACTTCTTCTTTAAACCTTCAAAAATCAACCAGAAACAACCTTTTCAATCATCTCTATCTCTCTAACTGCAGATTTTAGCTAAATGGCCTAAGGAGTTCTCTTCAACATTGTTGCTTCAATCACTGCAAACTTGGCTTCTCCAGATTTCAAAGAGTTGGTCAAGTTCTGGGGTGTGAAAAAGGAGTTTAAGAAGCTTGCCAAGACAATGTCTGCGCTGGAAGTTGTGATCCATGAGGCAGAGGCAAAGCaggccaataaaaatgaagTTTAAGTATTGGTTTCAGAGGCTTGAAGATGCAGTTTACGATATTGATAACTCGTTGGATGAGTTTCACACCGAGGCTTTGTGGCATAGAATGATGATTAATATGACTACTGGGAAACGAATGAAAGAAGAGGTACTTATTTTCTTCTCAACCTTGAATTAGTTTAGCTTTTCGATTTAAGATGCATACTAAGATTAAAGAGATTAGGGAGACGCTTGACTATATTAAAGCCGATACAACATTTGGTTCCTTAGTAATGCTAAGCCTTAAGAGTTAACAATTGAGTACACTACTGCTATTCAACTTCTGTTATTCGTTTatacaagaagaagaagttattGGGAGGGATATGATGACAAAACCAGAGTAATTCAACTTCTGTTGGGTTCTGATCATGAAAATCCTGATCAACAACACAATGTTTTAAAGGTGGATTAGGAACTTATTTTGAATGTGGGTCTGTGCACATGATATGTTTTATGTGAAAACAGTGTTGGAGAAAATTATTTTGTCCATTGATGTATTCTAAACCACAAGGCCTTGACATGTAGCAATTGCAAAGTTTTCTTAGGTCAAAGTTGGATGGAAAAAAGATATTTTCTCGTACTTGATCTAGATGACGTATGGACTATGGTttaagttgaaattttattgtacttcaataaaattttaatattattctaattactatttaatttgatgaattaatttatgagactttaataaattaaatatgtgaataTTTACTAGGTagtttgaataatattttaaattaagtaGAAACAATagtttgatttaataaaaatattaaattaatttaaatcagtTAAATAGtatttggaattaaaaaaataataactatttttatgtaatatagGACAATGCTTTTAACCCCTAAAGTGTTGTCCAATTGAATAAGggtgtgtttatttttttctcttaattttttttaagagataactgtatcttaaataaaaaaaaatttaagtatttaaatatttttatttgtttttttagacaTAAGAACTATTAAcctatcaaatataatttatatggaaaaaccTTATTATCcaccattaataaaatattttgaatacttataaatattatatttggatttcaaatttatttaaattttagaatttttggcCTTCAAATCCCTTCCCAATAAAACTTGACCTCcggtatatcaattaaaaaaaaattacaaaattaaaaagaaaagaaaaagacaaataataataaggaaagaaaaaaataaaaagaaaagtgtcAAAATTCCCGGTTCCTCATTTTCTTGTCTCCCAAACACCACCTTATCTGTTTACAGAGAAAACTTAGATCCATTTGATAAATCTTCTTCAACTATGGCTTCGTGGAGAAGATCAAGAACAATGGTCTGCACCAACAGCAAAAGTGGCTTCCGCGAAGGAGATCGAGAACCTTCTGTGAAAGAGGAGATCGAGAACCTCTGCGAACAATGGTCTACACCCATCGCGGCAATGCCTTTGTGGTGGAGATTCCCTGTCGCCGGTTCCGTTCATATCAGAGCTCACCGGAGTCGTCCTGTTTAGATTGGAGCATTTAGGATGAACAACAATGACTGATCCTTTCAAATTGAGATGGATATAGATGAGAGATTGTCATGGAAGAGAGGGAGAGTTGTTAGGGATTTCGGATTTTGATGAGGGTagtcttggaaaaaaaatttacgaACACATTGAAATGTTTTCTTGTTAAGATAAAAGTGAAGAATTTTAGTCTTTTAGAATGagataaaattgtttaattttaaatgataatattaaaaaaaaaaaaaaggtcataataagatataaaagataaaaacaatGATGCCATAAGCGTAAacgtaatatatttttatttgaataatcaTAGATGATGCTCAATTTTACTAAGAAAGCATCACCCAGAAGAAAGCAGAAAAAAAGGATTCTAAAATTGTCAGTCAATTGATTGCCTTTGGAGGTCCAATTGCTTGCGGGCCccgaaataaattaaaattaaaataaaaaattaaaatatatgaataa comes from Ziziphus jujuba cultivar Dongzao chromosome 6, ASM3175591v1 and encodes:
- the LOC107431411 gene encoding uncharacterized protein LOC107431411; the protein is MFAYWLCEMDDFTINNHSIKLFVLVLLMSQVTMTPGLGEILLNLTDHNEECLSQSWKPIGPSAYRTIEEATATAYNERRRLSPFQLCMLCKCCSASNCATMPCCFGIDCQLPNKPFGVCAFVPKSCNCTSCATA